Proteins encoded by one window of Mercenaria mercenaria strain notata chromosome 4, MADL_Memer_1, whole genome shotgun sequence:
- the LOC128556293 gene encoding mucin-5AC-like isoform X1, protein MELFSKRAWKKNIVTVIFIHLIGMIVLMPLVAGSTQPTDSKVTQPNNSTVTLLNYRTIKQSPKTTGSQAKDTTVAQPTDTIITQPISTTALKQTSTIITETNINTISQSAITMDTQPTVTAVTRTTAARETQTNDNTVTKSTVSTDTQPTDTSFTQLSNTTGIFQATDKKTTKTTGTMTAQTTIKTTPKITDTKSSQTTDTTSPQTTDTTSPQTTETTNPQTTDTTSPQTTDTTSPQTTDTTSPQTTETTSPQTTETTSPQTTETTSPQTTDTTSPQTTATRNPQTTDTTTPQTPDTATPQTTATRNPQTTATSPQTTDTTRPQTTATRNPQTTDTTTPQTPDTATPQTTATRNPQTIETTSPQTTDTTSPQTIATRNPKITDTTTPQTPDTATPQTTDRTTVKSTNTTTAQTTSLTTGAETTNTTTPQTTDTTTAQATNTTTAQTTDTTIPQTTATTIAQVSATTIAQATGSTTGAQTTDTSTPQTIDTSTPQTTDTTTPQATDTTTAQSTDTTSGAQSTDTTNPQTTDVTTQQTTDTTTPQTIATASAQTTDTTGAQTTDTTGAQSINTTTLQTTDTTTPLTIATTIAQATAATTAHTTDKSVTDSNDAWVTDTTDMAVTKVTETTVIQPTITPNKISTDTTVIQPTITPNKKSTDTMVTQAANTTHVRVTETISSKVTKQNSPTTVTDSSSTDPLNTDSYLTTINILAVSLSLVTLVAVCGFCCRKVSGNKQSELQTKEISSTTAERRDEEKVQTISERVAGTSSGRNASKFEKSSNSTTSTRIKRKKRQKFRKSFPRPNISQNDPANQTSTSFTKDEEAYEMHQQMDSGTLSSRYVSVRGESTPPLKKGQRRSVVDLFASKNHPRSLPSHFDIGPHTAVQMPFSKINVEHEIMEAVEVSMHLEQSYTIETSTQSSRSSTISSRFLSVRNSIK, encoded by the exons ATGGAACTATTTTCTAAAAGAGCTTGGAAAAAGAATATAGTGACAGTCATATTCATTCACCTGATTG GCATGATTGTCTTGATGCCTCTGGTTGCCGGAAGTACACAACCGACTGATTCGAAAGTTACACAGCCAAATAATTCGACAGTTACACTGTTAAATTATCGGACGATAAAACAATCGCCAAAGACCACAGGTTCACAAGCGAAGGATACAACGGTTGCCCAGCCGACTGATACAATAATTACACAACCGATTTCTACAACGGCTCTGAAGCAGACTTCGACAATTATTACAGAAACAAATATTAACACTATTTCACAATCAGCCATTACAATGGATACACAACCGACTGTTACAGCAGTTACAAGAACGACCGCTGCAAGGGAAACACAAACTAATGACAATACTGTGACAAAATCGACTGTGTCAACGGATACTCAACCAACTGATACGTCTTTTACACAGCTTAGTAATACTACAGGGATTTTTCAAGCGACTGACAAAAAGACTACAAAAACTACTGGTACAATGACTGCACAAACTACAATAAAAACAACTCCGAAGATTACAGATACAAAAAGTTCACAAACTACTGATACAACAAGTCCACAGACTACTGATACAACAAGCCCACAAACTACTGAAACAACAAATCCACAAACAACTGATACAACAAGTCCACAAACTACTGATACAACAAGTCCACAAACTACTGATACAACAAGCCCACAAACTACTGAAACAACAAGTCCACAAACAACTGAAACAACAAGCCCACAAACTACTGAAACAACAAGTCCACAAACAACTGATACAACAAGCCCACAAACTACTGCTACAAGAAATCCACAAACTACTGATACAACAACTCCACAAACTCCTGATACAGCAACTCCACAAACTACTGCTACAAGAAATCCACAAACTACTGCAACAAGTCCACAAACAACTGATACAACACGCCCACAAACTACTGCTACAAGAAATCCACAAACTACTGATACAACAACTCCACAAACTCCTGATACAGCAACTCCACAAACTACTGCTACAAGAAATCCACAAACTATTGAAACAACAAGTCCACAAACAACTGATACAACAAGCCCACAAACTATTGCTACAAGAAATCCAAAAATTACTGATACAACAACTCCACAAACTCCTGATACAGCAACTCCACAAACTACTGATAGAACGACAGTAAAATCTACTAATACAACGACTGCACAAACTACTAGTTTAACAACGGGTGCAGAAACTACTAATACAACAACTCCACAAACTACTGATACAACGACTGCACAAGCTACTAATACAACGACTGCACAAACTACTGATACAACAATTCCGCAAACAACTGCAACAACTATTGCACAAGTTTCTGCCACAACTATTGCACAGGCTACTGGTTCAACAACGGGCGCACAAACTACTGATACATCAACTCCACAAACTATCGATACATCAACTCCACAAACTACTGATACAACAACTCCACAAGCTACTGATACAACGACTGCACAATCTACTGATACAACATCGGGCGCACAAAGTACTGATACAACAAATCCACAAACTACTGATGTTACAACTCAACAAACTACTGATACAACAACTCCACAAACTATTGCCACAGCGTCTGCACAAACTACTGATACAACGGGTGCTCAAACTACAGATACAACGGGTGCTCAAAGTATTAATACAACAACTCTACAAACTACTGATACAACAACTCCACTAACTATTGCCACAACTATTGCACAAGCTACTGCCGCCACTACTGCACATACTACTGATAAATCTGTTACAGATTCGAATGACGCGTGGGTTACAGACACGACGGATATGGCGGTTACAAAAGTGACTGAGACAACGGTTATACAACCAACTATTACCCCGAATAAAATATCGACTGATACAACGGTTATACAACCGACTATTACCCCGAATAAAAAATCGACTGATACAATGGTTACACAAGCGGCTAATACGACGCATGTACGAGTAACTGAAACGATTTCCTCAAAAGTGACAAAACAAAATTCGCCTACGACAGTAACAGACAGTTCGAGCACAGATCCCTTGAACACAG ATTCTTACTTGACCACAATCAACATTCTGGCTGTTTCTCTTTCTCTCGTGACCCTTGTCGCAGTATGTGGTTTTTGCTGCCGGAAGGTTTCGGGAAATAAACAATCAGAA CTTCAAACGAAAGAAATAAGTAGTACGACGGCTGAGCGTAGAGATGAGGAAAAAGTCCAAACAATATCCGAGCGCGTTGCAGGTACATCATCTGGGAGAAATgcgtcaaaatttgaaaaaagttctaATAGTACTACATCTACACGTATTAAACGAAAGAAACGCCAAAAGTTTCGTAAATCTTTCCCTAGACCTAACATATCACAAAATGACCCGGCAAACCAGACATCAACCTCGTTTACCAAAGATGAAGAAGCTTACGAAATGCATCAACAAATGGATTCAGGCACTCTTTCTTCGCGTTACGTCTCTGTTCGTGGAGAATCTACACCTCCGCTAAAGAAAGGACAGCGTAGAAGCGTCGTTGACTTGTTCGCGTCAAAAAACCATCCCCGTTCACTTCCGTCACATTTTGACATTGGTCCACACACTGCAGTACAAATGCCgttttcaaaaattaatgtagAACATGAGATCATGGAAGCCGTGGAAGTATCAATGCATTTGGAACAAAGTTACACGATCGAAACAAGCACTCAGTCCTCACGATCAAGCACAATAAGTTCCCGCTTTCTTTCTGTTAGAAATTCAATTAAGTAG
- the LOC128556293 gene encoding mucin-5AC-like isoform X2, which yields MIVLMPLVAGSTQPTDSKVTQPNNSTVTLLNYRTIKQSPKTTGSQAKDTTVAQPTDTIITQPISTTALKQTSTIITETNINTISQSAITMDTQPTVTAVTRTTAARETQTNDNTVTKSTVSTDTQPTDTSFTQLSNTTGIFQATDKKTTKTTGTMTAQTTIKTTPKITDTKSSQTTDTTSPQTTDTTSPQTTETTNPQTTDTTSPQTTDTTSPQTTDTTSPQTTETTSPQTTETTSPQTTETTSPQTTDTTSPQTTATRNPQTTDTTTPQTPDTATPQTTATRNPQTTATSPQTTDTTRPQTTATRNPQTTDTTTPQTPDTATPQTTATRNPQTIETTSPQTTDTTSPQTIATRNPKITDTTTPQTPDTATPQTTDRTTVKSTNTTTAQTTSLTTGAETTNTTTPQTTDTTTAQATNTTTAQTTDTTIPQTTATTIAQVSATTIAQATGSTTGAQTTDTSTPQTIDTSTPQTTDTTTPQATDTTTAQSTDTTSGAQSTDTTNPQTTDVTTQQTTDTTTPQTIATASAQTTDTTGAQTTDTTGAQSINTTTLQTTDTTTPLTIATTIAQATAATTAHTTDKSVTDSNDAWVTDTTDMAVTKVTETTVIQPTITPNKISTDTTVIQPTITPNKKSTDTMVTQAANTTHVRVTETISSKVTKQNSPTTVTDSSSTDPLNTDSYLTTINILAVSLSLVTLVAVCGFCCRKVSGNKQSELQTKEISSTTAERRDEEKVQTISERVAGTSSGRNASKFEKSSNSTTSTRIKRKKRQKFRKSFPRPNISQNDPANQTSTSFTKDEEAYEMHQQMDSGTLSSRYVSVRGESTPPLKKGQRRSVVDLFASKNHPRSLPSHFDIGPHTAVQMPFSKINVEHEIMEAVEVSMHLEQSYTIETSTQSSRSSTISSRFLSVRNSIK from the exons ATGATTGTCTTGATGCCTCTGGTTGCCGGAAGTACACAACCGACTGATTCGAAAGTTACACAGCCAAATAATTCGACAGTTACACTGTTAAATTATCGGACGATAAAACAATCGCCAAAGACCACAGGTTCACAAGCGAAGGATACAACGGTTGCCCAGCCGACTGATACAATAATTACACAACCGATTTCTACAACGGCTCTGAAGCAGACTTCGACAATTATTACAGAAACAAATATTAACACTATTTCACAATCAGCCATTACAATGGATACACAACCGACTGTTACAGCAGTTACAAGAACGACCGCTGCAAGGGAAACACAAACTAATGACAATACTGTGACAAAATCGACTGTGTCAACGGATACTCAACCAACTGATACGTCTTTTACACAGCTTAGTAATACTACAGGGATTTTTCAAGCGACTGACAAAAAGACTACAAAAACTACTGGTACAATGACTGCACAAACTACAATAAAAACAACTCCGAAGATTACAGATACAAAAAGTTCACAAACTACTGATACAACAAGTCCACAGACTACTGATACAACAAGCCCACAAACTACTGAAACAACAAATCCACAAACAACTGATACAACAAGTCCACAAACTACTGATACAACAAGTCCACAAACTACTGATACAACAAGCCCACAAACTACTGAAACAACAAGTCCACAAACAACTGAAACAACAAGCCCACAAACTACTGAAACAACAAGTCCACAAACAACTGATACAACAAGCCCACAAACTACTGCTACAAGAAATCCACAAACTACTGATACAACAACTCCACAAACTCCTGATACAGCAACTCCACAAACTACTGCTACAAGAAATCCACAAACTACTGCAACAAGTCCACAAACAACTGATACAACACGCCCACAAACTACTGCTACAAGAAATCCACAAACTACTGATACAACAACTCCACAAACTCCTGATACAGCAACTCCACAAACTACTGCTACAAGAAATCCACAAACTATTGAAACAACAAGTCCACAAACAACTGATACAACAAGCCCACAAACTATTGCTACAAGAAATCCAAAAATTACTGATACAACAACTCCACAAACTCCTGATACAGCAACTCCACAAACTACTGATAGAACGACAGTAAAATCTACTAATACAACGACTGCACAAACTACTAGTTTAACAACGGGTGCAGAAACTACTAATACAACAACTCCACAAACTACTGATACAACGACTGCACAAGCTACTAATACAACGACTGCACAAACTACTGATACAACAATTCCGCAAACAACTGCAACAACTATTGCACAAGTTTCTGCCACAACTATTGCACAGGCTACTGGTTCAACAACGGGCGCACAAACTACTGATACATCAACTCCACAAACTATCGATACATCAACTCCACAAACTACTGATACAACAACTCCACAAGCTACTGATACAACGACTGCACAATCTACTGATACAACATCGGGCGCACAAAGTACTGATACAACAAATCCACAAACTACTGATGTTACAACTCAACAAACTACTGATACAACAACTCCACAAACTATTGCCACAGCGTCTGCACAAACTACTGATACAACGGGTGCTCAAACTACAGATACAACGGGTGCTCAAAGTATTAATACAACAACTCTACAAACTACTGATACAACAACTCCACTAACTATTGCCACAACTATTGCACAAGCTACTGCCGCCACTACTGCACATACTACTGATAAATCTGTTACAGATTCGAATGACGCGTGGGTTACAGACACGACGGATATGGCGGTTACAAAAGTGACTGAGACAACGGTTATACAACCAACTATTACCCCGAATAAAATATCGACTGATACAACGGTTATACAACCGACTATTACCCCGAATAAAAAATCGACTGATACAATGGTTACACAAGCGGCTAATACGACGCATGTACGAGTAACTGAAACGATTTCCTCAAAAGTGACAAAACAAAATTCGCCTACGACAGTAACAGACAGTTCGAGCACAGATCCCTTGAACACAG ATTCTTACTTGACCACAATCAACATTCTGGCTGTTTCTCTTTCTCTCGTGACCCTTGTCGCAGTATGTGGTTTTTGCTGCCGGAAGGTTTCGGGAAATAAACAATCAGAA CTTCAAACGAAAGAAATAAGTAGTACGACGGCTGAGCGTAGAGATGAGGAAAAAGTCCAAACAATATCCGAGCGCGTTGCAGGTACATCATCTGGGAGAAATgcgtcaaaatttgaaaaaagttctaATAGTACTACATCTACACGTATTAAACGAAAGAAACGCCAAAAGTTTCGTAAATCTTTCCCTAGACCTAACATATCACAAAATGACCCGGCAAACCAGACATCAACCTCGTTTACCAAAGATGAAGAAGCTTACGAAATGCATCAACAAATGGATTCAGGCACTCTTTCTTCGCGTTACGTCTCTGTTCGTGGAGAATCTACACCTCCGCTAAAGAAAGGACAGCGTAGAAGCGTCGTTGACTTGTTCGCGTCAAAAAACCATCCCCGTTCACTTCCGTCACATTTTGACATTGGTCCACACACTGCAGTACAAATGCCgttttcaaaaattaatgtagAACATGAGATCATGGAAGCCGTGGAAGTATCAATGCATTTGGAACAAAGTTACACGATCGAAACAAGCACTCAGTCCTCACGATCAAGCACAATAAGTTCCCGCTTTCTTTCTGTTAGAAATTCAATTAAGTAG